One stretch of Wolbachia endosymbiont of Armadillidium arcangelii DNA includes these proteins:
- a CDS encoding phage terminase large subunit family protein yields MKGAQIGGTEAGNNWIGYIIDQTPGPMLVVQPTVEMGKRWSKGRFAPLIESTPCLKSKVKDPRSRDSGNTVQSKEFPGGIVVITGANSSVGLRSMPVKYLFLDEIDAYPGDSGGEGDPVLLSIARTNTFARRKIFLVSTPTIHGISRIEKEFEATDKRYFFVPCPHCNYYQVLKWSQIKWEDKNPNTAHYICIECGKKIENHQKTEMLERGEWRPTNRVKGEKKGFHLSSPVGWYSWTQAVECMQKKVNNY; encoded by the coding sequence ATGAAAGGAGCGCAGATTGGAGGAACAGAAGCAGGAAATAATTGGATAGGCTATATCATAGATCAAACACCAGGTCCAATGTTAGTTGTGCAGCCAACAGTTGAAATGGGAAAACGTTGGTCAAAGGGAAGATTTGCACCACTGATTGAAAGTACACCATGTTTAAAAAGTAAAGTAAAAGACCCAAGGTCAAGAGACTCAGGCAATACTGTACAAAGTAAGGAATTTCCAGGTGGAATAGTAGTAATAACTGGAGCAAATAGCAGTGTGGGACTTCGCTCTATGCCAGTAAAGTATCTCTTTCTTGATGAGATAGATGCATATCCAGGAGATTCAGGAGGAGAAGGAGATCCAGTACTACTCAGTATTGCACGAACTAATACATTTGCACGGCGAAAGATTTTTTTAGTATCAACACCAACGATTCATGGAATAAGCAGAATTGAGAAAGAATTTGAAGCAACAGATAAGAGATATTTTTTTGTACCATGTCCGCATTGTAATTACTATCAAGTTCTAAAGTGGTCACAAATAAAATGGGAAGATAAAAATCCAAATACAGCACACTATATATGTATAGAATGTGGTAAAAAGATAGAAAATCATCAAAAAACAGAGATGCTTGAGCGTGGAGAATGGAGGCCTACTAATAGAGTAAAAGGTGAGAAAAAAGGATTTCATCTTTCAAGTCCAGTTGGCTGGTATAGTTGGACTCAAGCAGTAGAATGCATGCAAAAGAAAGTGAACAATTACTAA